A single genomic interval of Bradyrhizobium sp. AZCC 1693 harbors:
- a CDS encoding ABC transporter substrate-binding protein — MRRRHVLGAGLAIAVAGMAGSAMAQSEIKIGEINSYSLLPAFTEPYRKGWQLAVEEVNAAGGINGKKLVVISKDDGGKPADAQTAANELVSSENVAMLTGTFLSNIGLAVSDFANQKKVFFLAAEPLTDAITWSKGNRYTFRLRPSNYMQAAMLVEEAAKLPAKRWATIAPNYEYGQSAVAVFKKLMSEKRPDIQWVDEQWPPQGKIDAGPVVQAVAAANPEAILNVTFGADLVKLVREGNTRGLFKGRSVVSFLTGEPEYLDPLKEETPEGWIVTGYPWYDIKTPDHDKFLKAYQAKYSDYPRLGSIVGYQTIKAAAAILAKANSTDPEKLIAATEGLSMPSPFGEITFRKIDHQSTLGAYVGKTALKDGKGVMVNSVYRKGADYLPGDAEVAKLRPKD; from the coding sequence ATGCGACGTAGACACGTATTGGGAGCAGGCTTGGCGATCGCGGTTGCCGGCATGGCGGGCAGCGCCATGGCGCAAAGCGAGATCAAGATCGGCGAGATCAACAGCTATTCGCTGTTGCCCGCCTTCACCGAGCCCTATCGCAAGGGCTGGCAGCTCGCGGTCGAGGAAGTCAACGCGGCGGGCGGCATCAACGGCAAGAAGCTCGTCGTCATCTCCAAGGATGACGGCGGCAAGCCGGCGGATGCGCAGACCGCGGCCAACGAACTGGTGTCGAGCGAGAACGTGGCGATGCTGACCGGCACGTTCCTGTCCAACATCGGTCTCGCCGTCTCCGACTTCGCCAACCAGAAGAAGGTGTTCTTCCTGGCGGCGGAGCCGCTGACCGACGCCATCACCTGGTCCAAGGGCAATCGATACACGTTCCGCCTGCGTCCTTCCAACTACATGCAGGCGGCGATGCTGGTGGAAGAGGCCGCAAAACTGCCGGCCAAGCGCTGGGCGACGATTGCGCCGAACTATGAATACGGCCAGTCGGCGGTCGCGGTGTTCAAGAAGCTGATGTCGGAGAAGCGTCCGGACATCCAGTGGGTCGATGAGCAGTGGCCGCCTCAGGGCAAGATCGACGCCGGCCCGGTGGTGCAGGCGGTGGCCGCCGCCAATCCCGAAGCGATCCTCAACGTCACCTTCGGCGCCGATCTGGTGAAGCTCGTACGCGAAGGCAATACGCGAGGCCTGTTCAAGGGGCGCTCGGTGGTGTCCTTCCTCACCGGCGAGCCGGAATATCTCGATCCGCTGAAGGAAGAAACGCCGGAGGGATGGATCGTCACGGGTTACCCCTGGTACGACATCAAGACGCCGGACCACGACAAGTTCCTGAAGGCGTATCAGGCCAAGTACAGCGATTATCCGCGGTTGGGCTCGATCGTCGGCTACCAGACCATCAAGGCGGCTGCGGCAATCCTTGCGAAAGCCAATTCGACCGACCCGGAGAAGCTGATTGCAGCCACCGAAGGCCTGTCGATGCCGTCGCCGTTCGGCGAGATCACCTTCCGCAAGATCGATCACCAGTCGACGCTTGGCGCTTATGTCGGCAAGACCGCGCTGAAGGACGGCAAGGGCGTGATGGTGAACTCCGTCTATCGCAAGGGCGCGGACTATCTGCCTGGTGATGCGGAAGTTGCCAAGCTGCGTCCGAAGGATTGA
- a CDS encoding ABC transporter permease — protein MAFYFVQFLTGLASAASLFLVASGLSIIFGVTRIVNFAHGAFYMLGAYLAFTLTERFSGALGFWGGIVVAALVVAIVGVLVEMVLLRRIYHAPELFQLLATFGLTLMVQDIVVLIWGPDDLLGRRAPGFRGAVDFFGQNIPSYDLFLIALSPVVLGVLWLLFQRTRWGVLVRAATQDRDMVAALGVNQKWLFTSVFALGVFLAALGGALQIPRDAVHHALDLRIIVDVFVVVVIGGLGSIIGAFVAAVLVSELNAFGILIFPKISIILVFLVMAVVLIVRPWGLFGKPEAAARRTPGLTVNPWRPLTSGERLMSIGALALAAMLPFFAGNYALTVGSEIAIFVIFAASLHFLMSVGGLASFGHAAYFGLGAYGVAFLAKAAGLPMIVSLLLGPLLGLFGAAVFGFFAVQLSGVYFAMLTLAFAQIVWSIAFQWVTVTGGDNGILGVWPDKWAAGPPSFYWLSLAIAALAVTVLRVIVFSPFGFALRATRDSPLRSEAIGINGKRVQWTAFVISGTVAGIGGALFAYLKGSVFPDSLGISLSVDALVMVLLGGVETVSGAVIGAIVFKAANIWLVSQTDLSKLVLGGFIVLMVVAFPKGIVGTLETIRNRRRPSEPKSALATSRVEVAE, from the coding sequence ATGGCCTTCTACTTCGTTCAGTTCCTGACCGGTCTCGCCAGCGCGGCGTCGCTGTTTCTGGTCGCGTCGGGGCTGTCGATCATCTTCGGCGTGACGCGGATCGTGAATTTCGCTCATGGTGCGTTCTACATGCTCGGCGCCTATCTCGCGTTCACGCTGACCGAGCGCTTCTCCGGCGCGCTTGGCTTCTGGGGCGGCATCGTCGTTGCGGCGCTGGTGGTGGCCATTGTCGGCGTGCTGGTCGAGATGGTGCTGCTGCGGCGGATCTATCATGCGCCGGAATTGTTCCAGCTGCTCGCGACCTTCGGCCTCACTCTGATGGTCCAGGATATCGTGGTGCTGATCTGGGGACCGGACGATCTGCTCGGCCGCCGCGCGCCCGGCTTCAGGGGCGCGGTCGATTTCTTCGGCCAGAATATCCCAAGCTACGATCTGTTCCTGATTGCGCTTAGTCCAGTCGTGCTCGGCGTGCTCTGGCTGTTGTTCCAGCGCACGCGCTGGGGCGTGCTGGTGCGCGCCGCGACGCAGGACCGCGACATGGTGGCGGCGCTTGGCGTCAATCAGAAATGGCTGTTCACCAGCGTGTTCGCGCTCGGCGTCTTTCTCGCCGCGCTCGGCGGCGCGCTGCAGATTCCGCGCGATGCGGTGCATCACGCGCTCGACCTGCGCATCATCGTCGACGTGTTCGTGGTGGTGGTGATCGGCGGCCTCGGCAGCATCATCGGCGCTTTCGTGGCCGCTGTGCTGGTGTCAGAGCTCAACGCCTTCGGCATTCTTATTTTCCCAAAAATCTCCATCATCCTGGTGTTCCTGGTGATGGCGGTGGTGCTGATCGTGCGTCCCTGGGGCCTGTTCGGCAAGCCTGAAGCCGCCGCGCGCCGCACGCCCGGGCTGACAGTCAATCCGTGGCGGCCGCTGACCTCGGGCGAGCGGTTGATGTCGATCGGCGCGCTAGCTCTTGCGGCGATGCTGCCGTTCTTCGCCGGCAACTATGCGCTCACCGTCGGCTCCGAGATCGCGATCTTCGTGATCTTTGCCGCCAGCCTGCATTTCCTGATGTCGGTCGGCGGGCTCGCCTCGTTCGGCCACGCCGCCTATTTCGGGCTCGGCGCCTATGGCGTCGCGTTCCTCGCCAAGGCGGCGGGGCTGCCGATGATCGTCTCGCTGCTGCTGGGTCCGCTGCTGGGGCTATTCGGGGCTGCGGTATTCGGCTTCTTCGCCGTGCAACTATCGGGCGTCTATTTCGCGATGCTGACATTGGCCTTTGCGCAGATCGTCTGGTCGATCGCGTTCCAGTGGGTCACCGTGACCGGCGGCGACAACGGCATTTTGGGCGTCTGGCCGGATAAATGGGCCGCGGGCCCGCCCAGTTTTTACTGGCTGTCGCTTGCGATCGCCGCGCTTGCGGTCACGGTGTTGCGGGTGATCGTGTTCTCGCCGTTCGGCTTCGCGCTGCGCGCGACGCGGGACTCGCCGCTGCGCAGCGAAGCGATCGGCATCAACGGCAAGCGCGTGCAGTGGACGGCCTTCGTCATATCAGGGACGGTCGCAGGCATCGGCGGCGCGCTGTTCGCCTATCTTAAGGGAAGCGTCTTCCCCGACAGCCTTGGCATCTCGCTGTCCGTCGATGCGCTGGTGATGGTGCTGCTCGGCGGCGTCGAGACGGTTTCCGGTGCTGTTATCGGCGCCATCGTCTTCAAGGCGGCCAACATCTGGCTGGTCAGCCAAACCGATCTCTCAAAACTGGTGCTGGGCGGCTTCATCGTGCTGATGGTGGTGGCCTTCCCCAAGGGCATCGTCGGCACGCTGGAGACGATCAGGAATCGCCGGCGACCCTCCGAACCGAAATCCGCGCTTGCTACCTCCCGCGTCGAGGTTGCCGAATGA
- a CDS encoding ABC transporter ATP-binding protein, protein MSMVPTLLSVENLSKSYGGVHAVRSVSFELRAGEILALIGPNGAGKSTCFDMLNGQNIPDSGRVTLLGEDTVGRKPRAIWRLGVGRTFQITATFPTMTVRENVQVALVSSGRQLFNLWGSTAGYAREEAGRLLDLVGMGAYAGRPCGELAYGDLKRLELAIALANQPKLLLMDEPTAGMAPRERIELMRLTARIAREQSIGVLFTEHDMDVVFEHADRILVLNRGSLIAEGSPEEVRGNPQVRAIYLGEGLVYDARHREGAGA, encoded by the coding sequence ATGAGCATGGTCCCCACATTGCTGTCGGTCGAGAATCTGAGCAAGTCCTATGGCGGCGTCCATGCCGTGCGCAGCGTGTCGTTCGAACTGCGCGCCGGCGAAATCCTGGCGCTGATCGGTCCCAACGGCGCCGGCAAGAGCACATGCTTCGACATGCTCAACGGCCAGAACATCCCGGACAGTGGCCGCGTCACTTTGCTCGGCGAGGATACCGTCGGCCGGAAGCCGCGCGCGATCTGGCGGCTCGGCGTCGGGCGCACGTTCCAGATCACCGCGACGTTCCCGACCATGACGGTGCGCGAGAACGTGCAGGTCGCGCTGGTGTCGTCTGGCAGGCAGTTGTTCAACCTCTGGGGCTCGACCGCAGGTTACGCGCGCGAGGAGGCGGGGCGGCTGCTCGATCTCGTCGGCATGGGCGCCTATGCCGGGCGTCCGTGCGGCGAGTTGGCTTACGGCGATCTCAAGCGGCTCGAGCTTGCGATCGCGCTCGCCAACCAACCAAAACTTCTCCTGATGGACGAGCCAACCGCGGGCATGGCGCCGCGCGAGCGGATCGAGCTGATGCGGCTCACCGCGCGCATCGCCCGCGAGCAGTCGATCGGCGTGCTCTTCACCGAGCACGACATGGACGTGGTGTTCGAACATGCCGACCGCATTCTTGTGCTCAATCGCGGCAGCCTGATCGCGGAAGGCTCGCCCGAGGAAGTTCGCGGCAATCCGCAGGTGCGCGCGATCTATCTCGGCGAAGGCCTTGTCTACGACGCACGTCACCGCGAGGGAGCCGGCGCATGA
- a CDS encoding ABC transporter ATP-binding protein produces the protein MKLQVADLNSFYGPAHILFDIALEVGEGEVVALLGRNGAGKSTTFRSIVGLVENRSGRIVFEGKDVSREPTHAIVRSGLGYVPEERRIFTDLTVEENLEVGRQPKRPNAPQWTREKLFTLFPNLGEMRNRPGGRMSGGEQQMLTIARTLMGNPSLVLLDEPSEGLSPKIVEQMVEAILAMKREGVSIVVSEQNLHFARLISDRAYIIERGKICFGGTMAELDARPDIRDAHLSL, from the coding sequence ATGAAGCTGCAGGTCGCCGATCTCAACAGTTTTTATGGCCCGGCGCATATCCTGTTCGATATCGCGCTCGAAGTCGGCGAGGGCGAGGTGGTCGCGCTGCTCGGCCGCAACGGTGCCGGCAAATCGACCACCTTCCGTTCGATCGTGGGTCTCGTCGAGAACCGTTCGGGGCGGATCGTCTTCGAAGGCAAGGACGTCTCGCGCGAGCCAACGCATGCGATCGTGCGCAGCGGGCTCGGTTATGTGCCGGAGGAGCGTCGCATCTTCACGGACCTGACGGTTGAGGAAAATCTCGAGGTCGGCCGCCAGCCGAAACGGCCCAACGCGCCGCAGTGGACGCGCGAAAAACTGTTCACGCTGTTTCCCAATCTCGGCGAAATGCGCAACCGCCCGGGCGGGCGCATGAGCGGCGGCGAGCAGCAAATGCTGACGATTGCGCGGACGCTGATGGGCAATCCGTCGCTGGTGCTGCTCGATGAACCCTCCGAAGGGCTGTCGCCAAAGATCGTCGAGCAGATGGTCGAAGCCATTCTCGCGATGAAGAGGGAAGGCGTCAGCATCGTGGTATCCGAGCAGAATCTGCATTTCGCGCGGTTGATCTCCGACCGCGCCTACATCATCGAGCGTGGCAAGATCTGCTTCGGCGGCACGATGGCGGAACTCGATGCGCGGCCGGACATCCGGGACGCGCATCTGTCGCTGTAG
- a CDS encoding MarR family winged helix-turn-helix transcriptional regulator — protein sequence MGRSVSPKRAVKPARPSYILDEQIGFILRQVWQRHATIFAREIGINLTPTQWAALAKLTETGPCSQNLLGRLTAMDVATIKGVIDRLTARGLTETSPDPEDGRRLLVSLTRAGQQLAEKAAPNALAISRETLAPLDANERETLIALLDKLR from the coding sequence ATGGGGAGGAGTGTTTCGCCGAAACGAGCGGTCAAGCCAGCGCGGCCGTCCTACATTCTCGACGAACAGATCGGCTTCATCCTGCGCCAGGTCTGGCAGCGCCACGCCACCATCTTCGCCCGCGAAATCGGAATCAATTTGACACCGACGCAATGGGCGGCGCTTGCAAAGCTGACCGAGACCGGGCCGTGCTCGCAGAACCTGCTGGGGCGGCTGACGGCGATGGACGTCGCCACCATCAAGGGCGTGATCGACCGCTTGACCGCACGCGGGCTGACCGAGACCAGCCCGGACCCTGAGGACGGCCGCCGCTTGCTGGTGAGCCTGACGCGCGCCGGCCAGCAACTGGCGGAGAAGGCCGCGCCGAACGCGCTCGCGATCAGCCGCGAGACGCTGGCGCCACTCGATGCGAACGAGCGCGAGACACTGATCGCGTTGCTCGACAAGCTGCGCTGA
- a CDS encoding selenium-binding protein SBP56-related protein: MNIRPDPTFHASPKLAMEAPPERFAYTVLLSPDSSKPDALAVIDVNPDSQSYSQVVHTVTMPNKGDEFHHFGWNACSSSLSPLTGHAFLERRYLIIPGMRSSRIYIVDTKPDPTKAAIHKIIEPEEIFKKTGYSRPHTVHCGPEGIYVSTLGGGGKNGTDGPPGVFIMDCETFEVLGRWELDRGPQTLHYDFWWNLPRDYMVTSEWALPPQFENGIVPEDLLSNKYGHRIHFWDLRARRNVQTIDLGANHQMALEVRPAHDPVREYGFLGVVVDTTNLEGSIWTWWREDGKFHIEKTATIPPEPAPKEQLPPLLQGFGAVPPLVTDIDLSLDDKFLYVACWATGEMRQYDVREPRKPKLAGSVHIGGIARRTPHPNGKAFAGGPQMVEISRDGKRVYWTNSLYSTWDDQFYPDGVPGAMVMANAKPDGGLELARDYWVNFPDGYRAHQVRLDGGDCSTDSFCYPSV, translated from the coding sequence ATGAACATTCGGCCCGACCCCACGTTTCACGCTTCGCCAAAGCTGGCCATGGAAGCTCCTCCGGAGCGCTTCGCCTACACCGTGCTGCTCAGCCCGGACTCTTCAAAACCGGATGCACTCGCGGTCATCGACGTCAATCCGGATTCCCAGAGCTACAGTCAGGTCGTTCACACCGTGACGATGCCCAACAAGGGCGACGAGTTTCACCATTTTGGCTGGAACGCCTGCTCATCGTCGCTATCGCCGCTCACCGGACACGCCTTCCTCGAGCGCCGCTATCTCATCATCCCCGGCATGCGGTCATCCCGCATCTACATCGTCGATACCAAGCCGGATCCCACCAAGGCGGCCATACACAAGATCATCGAGCCGGAGGAAATCTTCAAGAAGACCGGATACTCGCGGCCCCACACGGTTCATTGCGGGCCGGAAGGCATCTACGTCTCTACGCTCGGCGGCGGTGGCAAGAACGGCACCGATGGACCGCCCGGCGTCTTCATCATGGATTGCGAGACGTTCGAGGTGCTCGGACGGTGGGAGCTCGATCGCGGTCCGCAGACGCTGCACTATGATTTCTGGTGGAACCTGCCGCGCGACTACATGGTGACGAGCGAGTGGGCATTGCCGCCGCAGTTCGAGAACGGCATCGTGCCGGAAGATCTGCTCTCCAACAAATACGGCCATCGGATCCACTTCTGGGATCTGCGCGCCCGGCGCAATGTCCAGACCATCGATCTCGGCGCCAACCACCAGATGGCGCTGGAAGTACGTCCCGCGCACGATCCCGTTCGCGAATACGGCTTCCTGGGCGTCGTGGTCGACACCACCAACCTCGAAGGCTCGATCTGGACTTGGTGGCGCGAGGACGGCAAGTTTCACATCGAGAAGACGGCGACGATCCCGCCCGAGCCCGCGCCGAAGGAGCAACTGCCGCCGCTTCTGCAAGGCTTTGGCGCCGTGCCGCCGCTGGTAACGGACATCGACTTGTCCTTGGATGACAAATTTCTGTACGTCGCCTGCTGGGCCACGGGCGAGATGCGTCAGTACGATGTCAGAGAGCCGAGAAAGCCGAAGCTTGCCGGCTCGGTACACATCGGCGGCATCGCACGCCGCACGCCGCACCCGAACGGCAAGGCGTTTGCGGGCGGACCGCAGATGGTCGAGATCAGCCGCGACGGCAAGCGGGTGTACTGGACCAACTCGCTGTATTCGACGTGGGACGACCAGTTCTATCCCGATGGTGTACCCGGGGCCATGGTGATGGCCAATGCGAAGCCGGACGGCGGCCTCGAGCTGGCAAGAGACTACTGGGTCAATTTCCCCGATGGATATCGGGCGCATCAAGTCCGGCTCGACGGCGGTGACTGTTCGACGGATTCGTTCTGCTATCCGTCGGTTTGA
- a CDS encoding DUF4399 domain-containing protein gives MKFMQWIALSAALTCLPFAACAQGKPAHKDALLYFVWPQNGASIKGGFWCRFGLRNMGVTHAGDTYPNSGHHHLLVDVNEPLNPNEPIPQDKSHLHFGAGQTEARIELPPGKHTLQLVLGDAEHYPHNPPVVSQKITITVR, from the coding sequence ATGAAATTCATGCAGTGGATCGCTCTGTCAGCAGCGCTCACTTGCCTGCCGTTCGCCGCGTGCGCTCAAGGAAAGCCCGCACACAAGGATGCCCTTCTCTATTTCGTGTGGCCGCAGAACGGCGCCTCCATCAAAGGCGGATTTTGGTGCCGCTTCGGTCTGCGCAACATGGGCGTTACGCACGCTGGCGACACCTACCCGAACAGCGGCCATCATCATCTTCTGGTCGACGTGAATGAGCCGCTCAATCCGAACGAACCGATCCCGCAGGACAAGTCACATCTTCATTTTGGGGCGGGCCAGACCGAAGCGCGGATCGAACTTCCGCCCGGCAAGCATACGCTCCAGCTCGTGCTGGGGGATGCCGAACACTACCCGCACAATCCTCCCGTGGTCTCGCAGAAAATTACCATCACGGTCAGATAG
- a CDS encoding SUMF1/EgtB/PvdO family nonheme iron enzyme → MAQIRDIKSGRTGEPSPEPMPRRLAAIVAGDISGYSRLMQIDEEGTHNRVKRIERDLIEPSIREHHGRLVKTTGDGFIAIFDSPVEAVRSSIVIQQNLVGRNASLPKHHWIEYRIGVNLGDVIIETDDVYGDGVNIATRLEGIAHPGEVYISGGIYEQIKHKLVCGYESLGDRKVKNITDPVRVYRVLPDPSALNAYRNRRERVLMLLLGIAMLTIAIGTLWYMFAQPRKAINQASAPVSSPVEAPKAPAPAAKQRAPAPQPSPSVAPTQQQAAPLPPPASSAAPETPPTSQAAAPVREPEMISLRGGSFAMGSNEDVSEKPVRQVTVKPFAMGKFPVSVREWNACAAAKACGFTASGKDDAPVGNVSWSDAKQYVAWLAETTRKPYRLPSEAEWEYAARGGTQTRYWWGDQFQPGMVNCKNCSDIPAIDQPVKVGSLKPNPFGLFDMGGAVDQWVEDCWHRNYQGAPADGSAWVENECPSHVIRSGSWRKDSTYARTSNRGSYDTNVRYPTHGFRVALSP, encoded by the coding sequence ATGGCCCAAATTCGTGACATCAAGTCAGGCCGAACGGGTGAGCCATCGCCCGAGCCAATGCCACGCCGCCTTGCGGCCATCGTGGCAGGCGACATCTCCGGTTACAGCCGTCTGATGCAGATCGACGAGGAAGGGACGCACAATCGCGTCAAGCGGATCGAGCGCGACCTCATCGAACCCAGCATCAGAGAACACCACGGCAGGCTTGTTAAAACCACGGGCGACGGCTTCATCGCCATTTTCGACAGCCCGGTCGAAGCCGTCCGATCCAGCATCGTGATCCAGCAAAATCTGGTTGGCCGCAATGCATCGCTGCCCAAGCATCATTGGATCGAATATCGGATTGGCGTCAATCTTGGGGACGTGATTATCGAAACCGACGACGTCTATGGCGACGGCGTCAATATTGCCACGCGGCTTGAGGGCATAGCCCATCCCGGCGAAGTCTATATCTCCGGCGGCATCTATGAGCAGATAAAGCATAAGCTGGTTTGCGGATACGAGTCGCTCGGTGATCGAAAGGTCAAGAACATCACCGATCCCGTTCGGGTCTACCGGGTGCTTCCCGACCCCTCCGCCCTTAACGCATATCGGAACCGGCGCGAACGCGTCCTGATGCTCTTGCTCGGCATTGCGATGCTGACCATTGCGATCGGCACTCTCTGGTACATGTTCGCACAGCCTCGCAAGGCGATAAATCAGGCGTCGGCTCCCGTTTCATCTCCGGTGGAAGCGCCGAAGGCGCCTGCGCCTGCCGCGAAACAACGAGCGCCGGCGCCCCAACCTTCTCCTTCCGTAGCACCAACGCAACAACAGGCGGCGCCGCTACCGCCGCCGGCGTCTTCCGCCGCACCCGAGACTCCGCCGACGTCGCAAGCCGCTGCACCGGTTCGAGAACCCGAGATGATTTCGCTTCGGGGTGGCAGCTTCGCGATGGGCAGCAACGAAGACGTTTCGGAAAAGCCGGTCCGCCAGGTAACGGTTAAGCCATTTGCGATGGGGAAATTTCCGGTCTCCGTGCGGGAATGGAATGCATGCGCCGCCGCAAAGGCATGCGGGTTTACGGCGAGCGGAAAGGACGATGCGCCTGTTGGAAACGTAAGCTGGAGCGACGCAAAGCAGTACGTCGCCTGGCTCGCCGAAACCACCCGCAAGCCGTATCGACTACCGAGCGAAGCTGAATGGGAATATGCAGCGCGCGGCGGCACGCAGACCAGATACTGGTGGGGCGATCAGTTTCAGCCCGGCATGGTCAATTGCAAGAACTGCAGCGACATTCCAGCCATCGATCAGCCGGTCAAGGTCGGCAGCCTGAAGCCAAATCCTTTTGGACTCTTCGATATGGGCGGCGCCGTCGATCAATGGGTCGAAGATTGCTGGCACAGAAACTATCAAGGCGCTCCCGCGGACGGATCAGCGTGGGTCGAGAACGAATGCCCCTCGCACGTCATCCGTTCCGGTTCCTGGAGGAAAGACTCGACCTATGCCCGGACATCAAACCGCGGAAGCTATGACACCAACGTTCGATATCCCACCCATGGGTTCCGCGTCGCACTTTCTCCCTAA
- a CDS encoding amidohydrolase family protein, protein MAHDAPQATGPSKLVIRNIGLLLSGALEKPILDGDTIVAENGKITAIGRFKDVNTEGATTVVDANGTTVAPGLIDSHVHPVAGDWTPRQNQSNWIDSYLHGGVTTMISAGEVHMPGRPRDVVGLKAMAIFAQRAFWTLRPGGVKVHAGAPVIECEMVEDDFRELAAAGVKLLGEVGLGGVKDGPTARKMVGWARKYGIQSTIHTGGPSIPGSGLIDKDVVLEADTDVVGHINGGHTALPDDQIRCICEGCKRGLELVHNGNERSALFTLRTAREMGDLHRVILGTDAPAGSGVQPLGILRMVSMLSSLGDLPAELAFCLATGNTARMRELDCGIIEVGRSADFVLMDKAQHSPGKNILESVQLGDLPGIGMTIIDGIVRTQRSRNTPPAGKVPEILIGH, encoded by the coding sequence ATGGCCCACGATGCACCCCAGGCGACCGGCCCGAGCAAGCTGGTGATCCGCAATATCGGGCTGCTGCTATCGGGGGCGCTGGAAAAGCCGATCCTGGACGGCGATACGATCGTGGCCGAGAACGGCAAGATCACGGCCATCGGCCGCTTCAAGGACGTCAACACCGAGGGCGCCACCACCGTGGTCGATGCCAACGGTACCACCGTCGCGCCGGGCCTGATCGACAGCCACGTCCATCCCGTCGCCGGCGACTGGACGCCGCGGCAGAACCAGAGCAACTGGATCGACAGCTACCTCCATGGCGGCGTCACCACCATGATCTCGGCCGGCGAAGTCCACATGCCCGGCCGCCCCCGCGACGTCGTCGGGTTGAAGGCGATGGCGATTTTTGCGCAGCGCGCATTCTGGACGCTGCGTCCCGGCGGCGTGAAAGTTCACGCCGGCGCGCCGGTGATCGAATGCGAAATGGTCGAGGACGATTTTAGGGAATTGGCGGCGGCCGGCGTCAAGCTGCTCGGCGAAGTCGGCCTGGGCGGCGTCAAGGACGGCCCGACCGCGCGCAAAATGGTCGGCTGGGCGCGCAAGTATGGCATCCAGAGCACGATCCACACCGGCGGTCCGTCGATCCCCGGCTCCGGCCTGATCGACAAGGACGTGGTGCTGGAAGCCGACACCGACGTGGTCGGCCACATCAACGGCGGCCACACCGCCCTGCCCGACGACCAAATTCGTTGCATCTGCGAGGGTTGCAAGCGCGGGCTGGAGCTCGTTCACAACGGTAACGAACGCTCGGCGCTGTTCACGCTGCGCACCGCGCGCGAGATGGGCGACCTTCACCGCGTTATCCTTGGCACCGATGCGCCGGCCGGCTCCGGCGTGCAGCCGCTCGGCATTTTGCGCATGGTCTCGATGCTGTCGTCGCTCGGCGACCTGCCCGCCGAACTCGCCTTCTGCCTTGCCACCGGCAACACCGCCCGCATGCGCGAGCTCGACTGCGGCATCATCGAGGTCGGCCGCTCGGCAGACTTCGTCCTGATGGACAAGGCGCAGCACTCGCCCGGCAAGAACATTTTGGAAAGCGTGCAGCTCGGCGATCTCCCGGGCATCGGCATGACCATCATCGACGGCATCGTCCGCACCCAGCGCAGCCGCAACACGCCGCCGGCGGGGAAAGTGCCGGAGATCCTCATCGGGCATTGA
- a CDS encoding ferredoxin--NADP reductase — MSNFNQESVLSVHHWTDTLFSFTTTRDPSFRFRNGEFTMIGLKVGEKPLLRAYSVASANYEDRLEFFSIKVPDGPLTSRLQHLKQGDEIIVSRKATGTLVIDNLEDGRNLYLIGTGTGLAPFLSVIKDPETYERFEKVVLLHGCRRVKELAYGEMITEKLPNDELIGEYIRNQLVYYPTVTRDPFRNRGRITDLINSGKLFADIGLASLDPAHDRVMICGSPALVADTRTLLNGRGFVEGNHGEPAQFVVEKAFAER, encoded by the coding sequence ATGAGCAATTTCAACCAGGAAAGCGTGCTGAGCGTCCATCACTGGACCGATACGCTGTTCAGCTTCACCACCACGCGCGATCCTTCGTTCCGCTTCCGCAACGGCGAGTTCACCATGATCGGGCTGAAGGTCGGCGAAAAGCCGCTGCTCCGCGCCTACTCGGTCGCCAGCGCCAATTACGAGGACCGGCTCGAATTCTTCTCAATCAAGGTGCCGGACGGGCCGCTGACCTCGCGCCTCCAGCATCTGAAGCAGGGCGACGAGATCATCGTCAGCCGCAAGGCCACCGGTACACTGGTCATCGACAACCTCGAGGACGGCCGCAACCTCTATTTGATCGGCACGGGCACGGGCCTGGCCCCGTTTCTTTCCGTGATCAAGGATCCCGAGACCTATGAGCGGTTCGAGAAGGTGGTGCTGTTGCACGGCTGCCGCCGCGTGAAGGAACTCGCCTATGGCGAGATGATCACCGAAAAGCTGCCGAACGACGAACTGATCGGCGAATATATCCGCAATCAGCTGGTCTATTATCCGACCGTGACCCGCGATCCCTTCCGCAACCGCGGCCGCATCACCGACCTGATCAATTCAGGCAAGCTATTCGCCGATATCGGGCTGGCCTCGCTCGATCCCGCCCATGACCGCGTCATGATCTGCGGCAGCCCGGCGCTGGTGGCTGACACGCGCACGCTGCTCAACGGCAGGGGATTTGTCGAAGGCAATCACGGCGAGCCCGCGCAGTTCGTGGTCGAGAAGGCATTCGCGGAGCGTTGA